A DNA window from Calliphora vicina chromosome 1, idCalVici1.1, whole genome shotgun sequence contains the following coding sequences:
- the LOC135963994 gene encoding ETS-like protein pointed isoform X1, which produces MPPSAFLVGSTIITTPACEISPNKTALQLLSPPQPPQSHTPTRQTLLSPHIKTEYNLNNNCHSLQNFNYLNTSELSDKSTNMVLQSYNSYEQYHLPQQHHGQTAAAAVLAQHSPPLYNTTTATTTSPAALNTHHQQNTQQQQQHLQHQQQQHNLPQYQNLYNSPPHHQSPQQHLTNLPATHNLSSNNNSHPHHHQQLQQQHQHHQQQSQQHLHHHHTLHQHLAHQQQQQQQQHTQQRLSGGSSSSVGSSIASNNSSLASVSSANSNVSSTTPAVSASPSSASTSTVPSVVNSLTSSSSPSSASSTAGPFLSAASLGINYFNDSVPYVGDYSTATGHLYTDIDANFFSQGYSTPHDRNNSPPPQQQQQQSQSAANTAMLPPAQTQNSTSSNANNNNNNSNNNSASALSPNSANSNNNNNNGANLNFLQMTMRNPAAAFYSQHQMKEEPGTQSTYGNLGASANNNQTDPTDLSSFGMPTNMTKASASSYDDSDYHNTMSSQDHQGQSSYLDGSSPDFYGLNGVEQKYTDYGRSRFHNAYPSEFSSYETSQFPSMAAADQWGVHHGNQHHAAYLSTMSLDKALLGTYPSQGGVPCFQGSGPIQLWQFLLELLMDKNCQGFISWTGDGWEFKLTDPDEVARRWGIRKNKPKMNYEKLSRGLRYYYDKNIIHKTAGKRYVYRFVCDLQNLIGYSPEELCAKYDLKTEKKEDD; this is translated from the exons ATGCCGCCCTCTGCGTTTTTAGTTGGTTCTACCATTATAACAACACCCGCTTGTGAGATCTCACCCAACAAGACAGCCTTGCAATTGTTATCACCACCACAACCACCACAATCACATACCCCCACACGCCAGACTCTTCTTAGTCCACATATTAAAACGGAATATAATTTGAATAACAATTGTCACTcgttgcaaaattttaattatttaaatacaagtGAGTTGAGTGACAAATCAACGAACATGGTCTTGCAATCGTACAACAGTTACGAGCAATATCATTTGCCCCAGCAGCATCATGGTCAGACGGCCGCCGCCGCAGTGTTGGCTCAACACTCGCCTCCCCTATATAATACtactacagcaacaacaacctcACCCGCCGCTCTAAATACTCATCATCAACAAAATacccagcagcagcagcaacatcttcagcatcaacaacaacaacataatctGCCACAATATCAAAATCTCTATAACAGCCCGCCTCATCATCAGTCCCCCCAGCAGCATCTTACCAATCTGCCAGCAACACATAACCTCAGCAGTAACAACAACAGCCACCCCCACCATCACCAACAACTGCAACAGCAACACCAGCATCATCAACAACAGTCCCAGCAACATCTTCACCATCATCACACACTACACCAACATCTGgcacatcaacaacaacagcagcagcagcagcacacGCAACAACGTTTATCCGGCGGCAGTAGCAGTAGTGTTGGTTCATCCATAGCTTCTAATAATTCCTCTCTAGCTTCAGTTTCGTCTGCCAACTCAAATGTTTCCTCCACCACACCTGCTGTATCAGCATCACCATCATCCGCCTCGACGTCCACTGTTCCCTCAGTTGTAAATTCTCTAACATCCTCGAGCTCACCTTCATCGGCTTCGTCAACGGCTGGTCCGTTTCTGTCAGCCGCCTCGTTGGGCATTAATTATTTCAACGATTCCGTACCATATGTGGGAGATTATTCCACTGCGACGGGCCATTTGTACACCGATATCGATGCGAATTTCTTTAGTCAAG GTTATTCAACTCCACATGATCGCAACAATAGCCCGCCACctcagcaacaacagcagcagtcCCAATCGGCCGCCAATACAGCGATGTTGCCACCCGCTCAAACACAAAACTCTACATCCTCTAATgccaataataataacaacaacagcaacaacaatagtgCTTCAGCACTTTCGCCCAACAGTGctaatagtaataataacaataacaatggtGCCAATCTCAATTTCCTGCAAATGACCATGAGAAACCCAGCCGCTGCTTTCTACTCACAACATCAAATGAAAGAGGAGCCCGGCACCCAATCCACATACGGTAATCTAGGTGCCAGTGCCAATAACAATCAAACAGATCCCACTGATTTGTCTAGCTTCGGCATGCCCACTAATATGACCAAAGCGTCAGCCTCTAGCTATGATGACAGTGACTATCACAATACCATGTCATCGCAAGATCATCAGGGTCAATCAAGCTATTTGGATGGCAGTTCTCCCGATTTCTATGGTCTCAATGGTGTGGAACAGAAATATACAGACTATGGTCGTTCAAGGTTTCACAATGCCTACCCATCAGAGTTCAGCTCCTACGAAACATCACAATTTCCCTCGATGGCCGCTGCCGATCAATGGGGTGTCCATCATGGTAATCAACATCATGCCGCCTATTTATCCACCATGAGTCTGGATAAGGCTTTGTTGGGTACCTATCCCTCCCAGGGGGGTGTGCCCTGTTTCCAAGGTTCCGGACCCATACAACTATGGCAATTTTTGTTAGAGCTATTAATGGATAAAAATTGTCAGGGTTTCATTTCATGGACCGGTGATGGCTGGGAGTTTAAACTGACAGATCCCGATGAG GTGGCTCGTCGTTGGGGTATACGCAAGAATAAACCAAAAATGAATTATGAAAAGCTAAGCAGAGGCCTACGTTATTATTATGATAAGAATATTATACATAAAACCGCTGGTAAACGTTATGTCTACCGTTTTGTTTGTGATCTACAAAATCTAATTGG TTATTCTCCCGAAGAATTGTGTGCTAAATATGACctcaaaactgaaaaaaaagaagatgattaa
- the bb8 gene encoding glutamate dehydrogenase, mitochondrial, which produces MITTSAKSFCLIGRKLFKRNPNNIYDLISKRKEHQIPQHLKNVAQETNPNLAHMVQYYYHAAAQKMEPSLIKELELKYPKMDENRRKARVAAILKLMGIVTACLEVSFPIIKGDGTYEIITGYRAHHIKHRLPVKGGIRFAMDVDEDEVKGLAYLMTFKCACVNVPFGGSKGGVRIDPKNYTLSELQTITRRYCMELLKKNMIGPGIDVPAPDVNTSEREMSWISDQYLKTYGHNDINALAIVTGKPVHIGGINGRASATGRGVWKAGDVFINDKDWMDLVKLKTGWKDKTVIVQGFGNVGSWASKFVVEAGAKLIGVHEYDVSLFNSEGIDPNDLIEYKADKKTLKGYPKAEEKPAGLLHEKCDILMPCATQKVLTAENADKVQAKIILEGANGPVTPAADEILKNKNILMIPDMYCNAGGVTVSYFEFLKNINHVSYGKLSIKRDNSMIHEIFNSINESMGDGKMKISPNEALQNIRDCTSEAHIVDYGLQTVMETSGRGIKETANEFALCNDLRTAAYIYSIQKIFRALESSGISQQ; this is translated from the exons ATGATTACAACCTCCGCTAAAAGTTTCTGTCTCATTGGTAGAAAACTATTTAAAAGAAATCCGAACAATATCTATGACTTAATATCAAAACGTAAAGAACATCAAATACCTCAACATTTGAAGAACGTAGCACAAGAAACGAATCCTAATTTGGCACATATGGTGCAATATTACTATCATGCAGCAGCCCAGAAAATGGAACCATCTTTAATCAAAGAATTGGAACTGAAATATCCAAAAATGGATGAAAATCGCCGTAAGGCACGAGTAGCtgccattttaaaattaatgggTATAGTAACGGCATGTTTGGAAGTGTCTTTTCCGATTATAAAAGGAGATGGAACGTATGAGATTATAACGGGTTACAGAGCTCATCACATAAAACATCGTTTGCCGGTTAAAGGAG gtATACGTTTTGCCATGGATGTGGATGAAGATGAAGTCAAAGGTTTAGCCTATTTAATGACATTTAAATGTGCCTGTGTTAATGTACCATTTGGTGGATCCAAAGGCGGAGTACGCATAGATCcgaaaaattatacattaagTGAATTGCAAACCATTACCAGACGGTACTGCATGGAATTGTTGAAAAAGAATATGATTGGACCCGGTATAGATGTACCGGCTCCAGATGTCAATACAAGTGAACGTGAAATGAGTTGGATAAGTGACCAATATTTGAAAACTTAtg GTCATAATGATATTAATGCCTTGGCTATTGTTACTGGTAAACCTGTTCATATTGGTGGCATTAATGGTCGTGCATCGGCTACTGGTCGTGGGGTTTGGAAAGCTGGCGATGTGTTTATTAACGATAAAGATTGGATGGATTTGGTTAAACTTAAGACAGGCTGGAAGGATAAGACTGTGATAGTCCAAGGTTTTGGTAATGTTGGTTCTTGGGCTTCAAAATTTGTGGTCGAAGCTGGGGCTAAACTGATTGGTGTACATGAATATGATGTTTCATTGTTTAATTCGGAAGGCATAGATCCAAAT GATCTTATTGAATACAAAGCCGATAAGAAAACTCTTAAGGGTTATCCAAAGGCTGAGGAGAAACCGGCTGGCCTTTTACATGAAAAATGCGACATTCTAATGCCTTGTGCCACACAAAAAGTTTTAACAGCCGAGAATGCCGATAAGGTGCAAGCTAAAATCATTTTAGAAGGAGCCAACGGTCCCGTAACTCCGGCCGCTgatgaaattcttaaaaataagaaCATACTTATGATACCCGATATGTATTGCAATGCTGGCGGCGTCACTGTATCGTATtttgaatttcttaaaaatatcaatcacgTTTCATATGGAAAACTGTCAATAAAACGTGATAACTCAATGAtacatgaaatttttaattccataAATGAATCAATGGGTGATGGAAAG atGAAAATAAGCCCAAATGAAGCTTTGCAAAATATACGAGATTGCACTTCCGAGGCTCATATTGTTGACTATGGCCTACAAACTGTTATGGAAACGTCGGGTCGTGGTATTAAGGAAACTGCCAATGAATTTGCTTTGTGCAATGATTTAAGAACCGCAGCCTACATTTATTCCATTCAGAAAATATTTCGTGCTTTGGAAAGTTCCGGGATTTCCCAGCAATGA
- the wam gene encoding outer dynein arm-docking complex subunit 1 — MDNLAKKNFLEVYLSKQKELGKRQREYKKILSTKLKTRKETIIEASYQNAIEQLRMEKDDLRAQIWVANGVTHTRDNKRSLKNIKCHVQCQEALGDDTRKLKVAIANLEREISRVNKQVYDLNRKTVPETQHQAYVAKARKKMMILENQLEVGVRRECGFAAANAQLREELIQILNHRTFFNDSYTKLVQKLNSDKKYLIDLIEYALGTFDNCIDIYEKIDNIMKRETKERDVRKVEMQGIMRKIAADADTTEFMDTKGKARALADLQPKEYARRDKFRREHAKKINLYNKILEKIQAYTQTQNVEKVIEKFQQQESLYYSYFNYANELSYHMTLLTNSVNRLYSDIDSLRKSNLQSLQDQTDTIERLEQTLAEKQKKNEELQKVREANDQRLENLLQGIENLFQMCHSDASPLMVLLGNHNHVDLVNVRRFLKILERRVFDITASVYVLERKDDSKAFGDYIVKQIEKICDWPTDINEIVLTQQCPECAEGEAFNMDDAGDGGVVVHTVEEAKKKLHEKVNQPEMQYRLHSISQCRLPRSRVLAAKKFA; from the coding sequence ATGGATAATTTAGCGAAAAAGAACTTTCTGGAAGTTTATCTGTCAAAGCAAAAGGAGTTGGGCAAACGTCAACGGGAGTACAAGAAAATCCTATCGACGAAATTGAAAACCCGCAAAGAGACCATAATTGAAGCAAGTTATCAGAATGCCATCGAACAACTCAGAATGGAAAAGGATGATTTGCGTGCTCAGATATGGGTGGCCAATGGCGTGACACATACACGAGACAATAAACGTTCGCTCAAGAATATCAAGTGTCATGTACAGTGTCAGGAGGCATTGGGTGATGATACGCGAAAACTCAAAGTTGCCATAGCTAATTTAGAGCGTGAAATCAGTCGAGTAAATAAACAGGTGTATGATCTTAATCGTAAAACAGTGCCCGAAACCCAGCATCAGGCTTATGTGGCTAAAGCCCGCAAGAAAATGATGATTTTGGAAAACCAATTGGAGGTGGGAGTGAGGCGTGAATGCGGCTTTGCTGCTGCAAATGCTCAGTTGAGGGAAGAACTCATACAAATACTCAATCATCGAACATTCTTCAATGATTCCTATACCAAATTAGTGCAGAAACTCAACAGtgataagaaatatttaatcgATTTGATTGAATATGCTTTGGGTACTTTTGATAATTGTAtcgatatttatgaaaaaatcgatAACATTATGAAGAGAGAAACCAAGGAGCGCGATGTGCGTAAAGTGGAAATGCAGGGCATTATGCGTAAAATAGCAGCAGATGCTGATACCACTGAGTTCATGGACACCAAAGGAAAAGCCAGAGCGCTAGCGGATTTGCAGCCCAAAGAGTACGCTCGTCGAGATAAATTCCGACGTGAGCAtgcaaagaaaattaatttatataataaaatactgGAGAAGATACAAGCCTATACACAAACCCAAAATGTCGAAAAGGTCATTGAGAAATTTCAACAACAAGAGAGTCTTTACTACTCCTACTTTAACTATGCCAATGAGCTAAGTTATCACATGACCCTGCTCACCAACTCGGTTAATCGTTTGTACAGCGATATAGATTCTTTAAGGAAATCTAATTTGCAGTCTTTACAAGATCAAACCGACACCATAGAACGTTTGGAACAAACTCTTGccgaaaaacaaaagaaaaacgaGGAATTGCAAAAGGTGCGCGAAGCCAATGATCAACGCTTGGAGAACCTGTTGCAAGGCATCGAAAACTTGTTTCAAATGTGTCACAGCGATGCTTCGCCTCTTATGGTACTACTCGGCAATCATAACCACGTTGATCTGGTCAATGTTCGCCGTTTCCTAAAGATCCTTGAACGTCGTGTTTTCGATATTACCGCTAGTGTTTATGTTTTGGAGCGGAAAGATGATAGTAAAGCTTTTGGGGActatattgttaaacaaatcgAGAAAATCTGTGATTGGCCCACCGATATTAATGAGATCGTTTTGACGCAACAATGTCCCGAGTGTGCTGAAGGTGAGGCCTTCAACATGGATGATGCTGGTGATGGTGGTGTTGTTGTTCATACAGTGGAAGAGGCTAAAAAGAAATTACATGAGAAGGTGAATCAACCAGAAATGCAGTATCGTTTGCACAGCATTAGCCAGTGTCGTTTGCCACGTTCAAGAGTGTTGGCAGCCAAAAAATTTGCTTAA
- the LOC135963996 gene encoding zinc metalloproteinase nas-4-like: MDNKLILLVAVLSVFRCHVMGIPLTFGIFKGIFNDPTTDTDDDSEIVEVVSNELAENNDANLIDLSVYGRSLYGQPDFNKTGNLVAEFKPNKTSLNPEELGSYLEGDILMPQSSFILKNGLTSKTSRWPDGEVPFEIAGAFTKEELDIIAFAIDEYHAKTCIRFIPRTMESDYISIVRGNSGCWSSIGRVGGKQEVNLQTPGCLTKPGTAIHELMHALGFLHEQNRKERDSYVAIQLQNVQRMAVANFQRMPNTIAFGVGYDYGSVMHYSPNAFSSNGQPTIVAKKPEGRYAMGQRDGFSPMDVEKVNRMYRCKANPKPEEPPIELPKRVQSRFPFAQGFTNNRLGTFIGNIFTGFNRLG; encoded by the exons ATggataataaattaatattgttagtAGCCGTTCTCAGTGTGTTTCGGTGTCATGTTATGGGCATACCTCTTACTTTCGGTATTTTTAAAGGAATATTCAATGATCCTACTACCGATACCGATGATGATTCAGAAATAGTTGAAGTTGTTTCTAATGAACTTGCCGAAAATAACGATGCAAATTTAATTGATCTAAGTGTTTATGGACGATCTTTATATGGTCAACCGGATTTTAATAAAACGGGTAATTTAGTGGCTGAGTTTAAACCGAATAAAACCTCATTAAATCCCGAGGAATTGGGTTCCTATTTGGAAGGTGATATTTTAATGCCACAAAGTTCGTTTATACTTAAGAATGGTTTGACTTCAAAAACTTCTCGTTGGCCTGATGGTGAAGTACCTTTCGAAATTGCGGGCGCTTTTACCAAAGAGGAATTAGATATAATAGCCTTTGCTATAGATGAATATCATGCCAAAACCTGTATACGTTTTATACCCCGCACTATGGAGTCTGATTATATTTCCATAGTTAGAGGCAATTCGGGCTGTTGGTCTTCAATTGGTCGTGTGGGTGGTAAGCAAGAAGTAAATCTACAAACTCCTGGCTGTCTAACAAAACCTGGTACCGCTATCCATGAACTAATGCATGCTTTGGGTTTCTTGCATGAACAAAATCGTAAAGAACGCGATTCATATGTGGCCATCCAATTGCAAAATGTACAAAGGATGGCTGTGGCTAATTTTCAAAGGATGCCAAATACGATTGCCTTTGGAGTGGGCTACGATTATGGTAGTGTGATGCACTATTCTCCTAATGCTTTCTCAAGCAATGGCCAACCTACGATAGTGGCTAAG AAACCCGAAGGAAGATATGCCATGGGTCAACGTGATGGATTTTCACCTATGGATGTGGAAAAAGTCAATCGTATGTATAGATGTAAAGCAAATCCCAAACCAGAAGAGCCCCCTATAGAACTACCCAAACGAGTACAATCGCGTTTTCCTTTCGCCCAAGGTTTTACTAATAATCGCTTGGGAACGTTTATTGGCAATATTTTTACGGGGTTTAATAGATTAGGCTAA
- the LOC135958580 gene encoding hatching enzyme 1.2-like, which translates to MFKLSAIVLVLVVAQVWSVPLIPQIGDEEEIVEVNSNSLTNVAQHYKDIIDLSFYGSAMFGEPDDQHTAHMVANYTPEAFAVNPEELGTYLEGDILIPKQKITMKNGLTTQSSRWPQGIVPYEIRGNFNARDMSIIEHAIREYHRRTCIRFVPRSNEQDYVSIVSGNSGCWSSVGRVGGKQEVNLQSPGCLTKPGTAIHELMHALGFLHEQNREERDTFVSIQYQNIQPSAMSNFDRAAKTLAFGVPYDYGSVMHYSASAFSTNGRPTIVPMQNMGRTKMGQRDGFSAFDVEKLNKMYDCGYGGAPAPVPTPAPAPVPVPAPFPVPAPAPLPIPGAQGVDNSLVNSFVSGLLSGLGLGDDPSA; encoded by the exons atgtttaaactcTCAGCAATTGTATTAGTTTTGGTAGTAGCACAAGTTTGGAGTGTTCCTTTGATACCCCAAATCGGCGATGAAGAAGAAATTGTGGAAGTTAATTCCAATAGTCTAACAAATGTAGCTCAACATTACAAAGATATAATTGATTTGAGTTTCTATGGCTCTGCCATGTTTGGAGAACCAGATGATCAGCATACAGCGCATATGGTGGCCAATTATACACCTGAAGCATTTGCAGTTAACCCCGAAGAATTGGGTACCTATTTGGAGGGCGATATCTTAATACCCAAACAAAAGATCACTATGAAAAATGGTCTCACCACGCAAAGTTCTCGCTGGCCTCAGGGTATTGTGCCCTACGAAATTCGTGGTAATTTTAATGCACGTGATATGTCCATAATTGAACATGCTATACGTGAATATCATCGTCGTACTTGCATACGTTTTGTGCCACGCAGCAACGAACAGGACTATGTCTCAATTGTCAGTGGCAATTCTGGGTGTTGGTCGTCGGTAGGACGTGTTGGTGGCAAACAGGAAGTGAATTTGCAATCGCCTGGTTGCTTAACTAAACCTGGTACGGCCATACATGAACTTATGCATGCTTTGGGTTTCTTGCATGAACAAAATCGTGAGGAACGTGACACCTTTGTATCCATTCAATACCAAAACATCCAACCCAGTGCCATGTCTAACTTTGATAGAGCTGCTAAGACCTTGGCGTTTGGAGTACCCTACGATTATGGCAGTGTTATGCATTATTCAGCCAGTGCTTTCTCCACCAATGGCCGTCCTACTATTGTTCCTATG CAAAACATGGGTAGAACTAAAATGGGCCAGCGTGATGGTTTCTCTGCTTTTGATGtagaaaaacttaataaaatgtatgatTGCGGTTATGGTGGAGCTCCAGCTCCTGTTCCAACCCCAGCACCTGCACCAGTTCCTGTCCCTGCTCCATTTCCTGTCCCTGCTCCAGCCCCATTACCCATTCCTGGCGCTCAAGGTGTAGATAATAGTTTGGTTAACAGTTTTGTTAGTGGCCTTTTGTCTGGTTTAGGTTTAGGCGATGATCCATCGGCTTAA
- the Cdc16 gene encoding cell division cycle protein 16 homolog yields MTGDSEMRNSSTSELNGIIDVEHYRKLVKQFIDMRRYQSALFWAEKVCCLSQNDPKDVYCQAQCMFLLKEYHRAAHTIRLHKLEKSHIPCYNLLLEALYEAKEFNEAIVVINTVDIEYLASSLINQPLDGGGMEAPTMLFGEDSVKNEILASISFLKGKIYEAMDNRGLAMDYYVQALHKSVYCFEALDALVQHEMLMGWEEKELMQHLPLEHQSSESDAKLITKLYETQLKKYYESIGPHTNAEETPIGNVGTFKSIKELTEKIQSTRASDASIHKKGLPKIITPKQTQIMSPANKVLEDLKIPPFSLQVSLTRASSLINDSQRSHMETPGKNRSKDAVDTSNALALSSCMTRIEKSTDVMAAEAEKLFYDCEYKKSFKILNELLKIDPYHNAALTLQIGCLVEFADSNKLFYVAHKLVDRYPDKAISWYAVGCYYDLIGKSDPARRYLSKATSLDRLYGPAWLAYGHSFAKENEHDQAMAAYFKATQLMRGCHLPLLYIGVECGLTKNLELAEKFFYQAMSIAPLDVFVLHELGVIKYEYEYYESAEEVFRTTADIVKTRAQKNREEVSSRWEPLFNNLGHCCRKNKKYKEALEFHQYALLLKPQTPQTYTAIGFVYALMDNLEEAITYFHKSLALNRDCIVTSTILKTCIEDFMDEESVLDDIYGKSSWNSSSSSSYPTTKYPNLFPPIEEEESATMKYTGMKLKFDDEDISANSDDIDPNLIMAMNMDI; encoded by the exons ATGACTGGTGACAGTGAAATGCGTAACAGTAGTACAAGCGAATTAAATGGCATCATCGATGTGGAACATTATCGAAAATTGGTGAAGCAATTCATTGATATGAGACGCTACCAGTCGGCACTCTTTTGGGCGGAAAAGGTTTGTTGTCTCAGTCAAAATGATCCCAAGGATGTGTACTGTCAGGCACAGTGTATGTTTTTGTTGAAGGAATATCATCGTGCTGCCCATACCATACGGTTGCACAAGTTAGAAAAGTCTCATATTCCCTGTTACAATTTGCTGTTGGAAGCTCTGTACGAGGCAAAGGAATTTAATGAGGCCATTGTTGTTATTAATACGGTGGATATAGAATATTTGGCTTCTTCACTAATAAATCAGCCTTTGGATGGTGGTGGCATGGAAGCACCCACTATGTTGTTTGGTGAAGACAGTGTAAAAAAT gaaattttagcTTCTATAAGCTTTTTAAAAGGCAAAATATATGAAGCCATGGATAACCGTGGCTTAGCTATGGACTATTATGTGCAGGCTTTACACAAATCGGTTTATTGCTTTGAGGCCTTGGATGCATTGGTGCAACATGAAATGTTAATGGGTTGGGaag aaaaagaatTGATGCAACACTTACCTCTCGAACACCAATCATCAGAGTCCGATGCCAAGTTAATAACCAAATTATATGAAACACAATTGAAGAAATATTATGAATCAATAGGACCA cacACCAATGCCGAAGAAACACCCATAGGAAATGTTGGCACGTTTAAGTCGATCAAAGAGTTAACTGAAAAGATACAAAGTACTCGTGCCTCGGATGCCAGTATTCATAAAAAGGGCTTACCCAAAATTATAACACCCAAACAAACTCAAATTATGTCACCAGCCAATAAAGTTTTGGAAGATTTAAAAATACCACCCTTCTCCTTGCAAGTGAGTTTAACACGGGCCTCCTCCCTAATCAATGATTCTCAACGTTCTCATATGGAGACACCGGGTAAAAATCGTAGTAAAGATGCCGTTGATACTTCAAATGCATTGGCTTTATCGTCTTGTATGACTCGCATAGAGAAGAGTACTGATGTGATGGCTGCCGAAGCGGAAAAACTCTTCTATGATTGTGAAtacaaaaagagttttaaaattttaaatga GTTGCTTAAAATAGATCCATATCATAATGCCGCTCTAACACTACAAATCGGTTGTTTGGTAGAATTTGCGGATTCCAATA aacTTTTCTATGTAGCTCATAAACTAGTAGATCGTTATCCTGATAAGGCCATTTCCTGGTATGCGGTGGGCTGTTATTACGATCTTATAGGCAAAAGTGATCCGGCTAGACGTTATTTGTCAAAAGCAACATCTTTAGATCGTTTATATGGTCCTGCCTGGTTGGCGTATGGCCATTCTTTTGCAAAAGAAAATGAACATGATCAG GCCATGGCTGCTTATTTTAAAGCCACACAACTAATGCGTGGCTGTCATTTACCCCTGCTGTATATTGGTGTTGAATGTGGTTTAACGAAAAACTTGGAACTGGCAGAGAAATTCTTTTATCAAGCCATGTCCATAGCACCTTTAGATGTATTTGTATTGCATGAGTTGggtgttataaaatatgaatatgaGTA ttatgaaAGTGCCGAAGAAGTTTTTCGCACGACTGCTGATATTGTTAAAACTCGAGCTCAAAAAAATAGAGAAGAGGTGTCATCTAGATGGGaacctttatttaataatttgggCCACTGTTGtcgtaaaaataagaaatataaagAAGCCTTGGAGTTCCATCAATAT GCTTTACTACTAAAACCACAAACTCCACAAACCTATACTGCTATTGGTTTCGTTTATGCCCTTATGGACAATTTGGAAGAGGCCATTACATATTTCCACAAAAGTTTGGCCTTAAATCGTGACTGTATTGTTACCTCCACCATTCTAAAAACCTGCATAGAAGATTTCATGGACGAGGAGTCTGTACTTGATGACATATATGGCAAATCATCGTGGAATAGTAGTAGCAGTTCATCTTATCCTACCACAAAATATCCCAATTTATTCCCACCCATTGAAGAGGAAGAATCAGCCACAATGAAATACACTGGTATGAAGTTGAAATTCGACGATGAAGATATTTCAGCGAATTCAGATGATATTGATCCAAATCTTATTATGGCCATGAACATGGATATTTAG